A window of Fragaria vesca subsp. vesca linkage group LG7, FraVesHawaii_1.0, whole genome shotgun sequence contains these coding sequences:
- the LOC101295454 gene encoding dihydroflavonol-4-reductase-like yields the protein MEGEKGRVCVTGGSGFIGSWLIFRLLEHGYSVNTTVRSDPAEDKKDVSFLTALPGAEEKLRIFNADLSNPESFDAAIQGCIGVFHVATPVDFEGKEPEPVVTKRSVDGALGILKACLDAKTVKRVVYTSSASAVAFNKEDVQDMDESFWSDTDYIKALKLPGVSFNSCMISKILTERAVLEYSEKYGLDVVTVIPSFVVGPFICPKFPSSVKTTLALVLGNRDEYPTLIKFPLVHVDDVARAHIFLFEHQDAKGRYNCSLNVMTIEEMAELLYAKFPEFQIPSAESLKEVKGPKFPGLSSKKLLDSGFEFKYGVDEMFTDAIQCCKEKGYL from the exons ATGGAAGGGGAGAAAGGTAGAGTGTGTGTAACAGGAGGTTCTGGGTTCATTGGTTCCTGGTTGATTTTCAGGCTTCTTGAGCATGGCTACTCTGTCAATACCACTGTTAGATCAGACCCAGCAG AAGACAAGAAAGATGTAAGCTTCCTCACAGCTCTACCAGGAGCAGAAGAAAAGCTCCGAATTTTCAATGCAGACCTAAGCAATCCGGAAAGTTTTGATGCAGCCATCCAAGGATGCATCGGAGTGTTCCATGTTGCTACTCCGGTTGACTTTGAAGGCAAGGAACCTGAACCGGTAGTGACCAAACGATCAGTTGATGGAGCTCTTGGAATCCTCAAGGCTTGCCTAGATGCAAAAACAGTTAAGCGAGTTGTGTACACTTCTAGTGCATCTGCTGTTGCATTTAACAAGGAGGATGTACAAGACATGGATGAGAGTTTTTGGAGTGACACAGATTACATTAAAGCTTTAAAGCTGCCTGGAGTCTCATTCAACTCATGCATGATTTCAAAGATATTAACCGAAAGAGCAGTTCTTGAATATTCGGAGAAATATGGATTGGATGTTGTGACAGTAATTCCTTCTTTTGTTGTTGGCCCTTTCATTTGTCCCAAGTTCCCCAGCTCTGTGAAAACCACATTGGCTCTGGTTTTAG GTAACAGAGATGAATATCCTACTCTTATCAAATTTCCATTGGTTCATGTGGATGATGTTGCCAGAGCGCACATTTTCCTTTTTGAACATCAAGATGCAAAAGGGAGGTACAATTGCTCATTAAATGTCATGACAATTGAAGAAATGGCCGAGCTCCTTTATGCCAAGTTCCCTGAATTTCAAATACCCTCAGCAGA GTCATTAAAGGAAGTTAAAGGTCCTAAATTTCCAGGTCTATCATCAAAGAAGCTCTTGGATTCGGGTTTCGAATTTAAGTATGGGGTTGATGAGATGTTCACTGATGCAATTCAGTGCTGCAAGGAGAAGGGTTATCTCTAA
- the LOC101295750 gene encoding bifunctional dihydroflavonol 4-reductase/flavanone 4-reductase-like, producing MEDVRGTVCVTGGTGYVASWLILRLLQHGYSVRATVRSSPAEGKRDISYLTSLPGAQEKLQIFHADLNNPETFNEAIQGCTGVFHLAHPMDVEGKEPEEVVTKRALEGTLGILKACLDSKTVKRVVYTSSLATILFNSKSLEETDENTWSEVDACRSNKLVSSSYLVSKTVVERTALEFAERNGLDLVTVVLPIVLGPFVCPNVPASVYMGLAPIFGDQEQCEYLVSTNMVHIDDAASAHIFLLEHANAKGRYICSSIQTTIRELYDFLSARYPELHISIPDHLMEIKGYKGTTVSSMKLWNAGFKFKCGIGEMFDGAVQSCKEKGFL from the exons ATGGAAGATGTCAGAGGCACAGTTTGTGTAACTGGTGGAACAGGATATGTAGCCTCATGGCTGATTCTGAGACTGCTTCAGCATGGTTATTCTGTGCGAGCCACCGTTAGATCCAGCCCTGCTG AAGGCAAGAGAGATATAAGCTACCTGACAAGCCTACCAGGAGCACAAGAGAAACTCCAAATCTTTCATGCAGATCTCAACAACCCTGAGACCTTCAATGAAGCCATCCAAGGCTGCACCGGTGTCTTCCACCTTGCTCACCCCATGGACGTTGAAGGAAAAGAACCCGAGGAAGTCGTAACCAAACGAGCCCTGGAAGGAACGCTGGGAATTTTGAAGGCATGCCTAGATTCCAAGACTGTGAAGCGAGTGGTTTACACTTCTAGTTTGGCCACGATATTGTTCAATAGCAAGAGCCTTGAAGAAACTGATGAGAACACATGGAGTGAGGTTGATGCTTGTCGAAGTAACAAGCTTGTGAGCTCTTCTTACTTGGTTTCCAAGACTGTGGTGGAGAGGACAGCCCTGGAGTTTGCAGAGAGGAATGGTTTGGATCTTGTCACTGTGGTTTTGCCTATAGTACTTGGACCTTTCGTTTGTCCAAATGTTCCTGCTTCGGTGTACATGGGACTGGCTCCCATTTTTG GTGACCAAGAGCAATGCGAATATCTTGTTAGCACAAATATGGTGCACATAGATGATGCAGCGAGTGCCCATATCTTCCTTCTTGAACATGCTAATGCAAAAGGGAGGTACATTTGCTCGTCGATCCAAACAACGATTCGTGAGCTATATGACTTTCTTTCCGCAAGATACCCAGAACTTCATATATCAATACCAGA TCACTTAATGGAGATTAAAGGTTACAAAGGAACTACTGTATCATCAATGAAACTGTGGAATGCTGGCTTCAAGTTCAAATGCGGCATTGGGGAGATGTTTGATGGCGCTGTTCAATCTTGCAAAGAGAAGGGTTTTCTATAG
- the LOC101296034 gene encoding dihydroflavonol-4-reductase-like gives MEEEKGPVCVTGGTGFIGSWLVMKLLQNGYTVRTTVRPDPECKRDISYLTSLPRASEKLHIFDGDLNQPESFNAAIEGCTGVFHVAHPMSNKELDEASVTKQSVEGTLGILKACLNAKTVKKVVYTSSAATVAYSGSKKDIVDESSWSDIEYHRSLGIFRSSSYVAAKTKTEQAVLQFADQNGLELVTLIPPFVLGGFICKDLPGSVELIISMMFGKVDNFTQLRKLSLIHVDDLARAHIFLFEHSNAKGRSLKETYKICGFSSMKLLNTGFEFKHGLDDILDGAIQSCREKGVLEKLFEKIDA, from the exons ATGGAAGAGGAAAAAGGTCCAGTTTGCGTGACGGGTGGAACTGGATTCATCGGCTCATGGCTCGTTATGAAGCTTCTGCAAAATGGTTACACTGTTCGAACTACCGTTAGACCTGACCCAG AATGCAAGAGAGACATCAGCTACCTCACAAGCCTGCCTAGAGCATCAGAGAAGCTTCACATCTTTGATGGGGATCTGAACCAACCTGAAAGTTTCAATGCAGCAATCGAAGGATGCACCGGGGTCTTCCATGTAGCTCATCCTATGTCTAACAAAGAACTTGATGAAGCATCGGTAACCAAACAATCTGTAGAAGGAACCCTAGGAATATTGAAAGCTTGCTTAAATGCCAAGACTGTGAAGAAGGTTGTTTACACTTCTAGTGCAGCAACTGTTGCATATAGTGGCAGCAAAAAAGACATAGTGGATGAGAGTTCATGGAGTGACATTGAATATCATAGGTCCCTTGGAATATTTAGGAGTTCATCATATGTGGCTGCTAAGACCAAAACAGAGCAAGCGGTACTGCAATTTGCGGACCAAAATGGATTGGAACTTGTTACTCTAATCCCTCCATTCGTCCTTGGTGGATTCATCTGCAAAGATCTTCCTGGTTCAGTAGAGTTGATCATATCTATGATGTTCG GAAAAGTAGACAACTTCACACAGCTTCGCAAGTTAAGTTTGATACATGTAGATGATTTGGCTAGAGCCCATATATTTCTTTTCGAACATTCTAATGCCAAGGGGAG ATCACTGAAAGAAACTTACAAAATTTGTGGTTTCTCATCGATGAAGCTCCTGAATACTGGATTCGAGTTTAAGCATGGTCTCGATGACATATTGGATGGCGCAATTCAATCTTGCAGAGAAAAGGGTGTTCTAGAAAAGCTCTTTGAAAAAATTGACGCATGA